From a single Bacteroidota bacterium genomic region:
- the xdhB gene encoding xanthine dehydrogenase molybdopterin binding subunit translates to MDNKDSNKNFPHDSAIKHVTGASVYVNDMPMSDRLLCGRVIYSPHAHARILSFDITAALQLKGVHAVLTYKDVPGQNQMGPIIHDEPCLSEGEVNCIGQAIFLIAAETEEIAIAAEKLIKVEYEVLEAVLDIEKSIALGSLIAPPRRIERGDTDAAMASAPNRIKGTLRTGPQEHWYLETQSALCVPGEDREMTVYASTQNPTETQAIVAEVLGVGKNDVVCEVRRLGGGFGGKETQGNHVSAWAALLAHATKRPVKIHLFRDDDQKITGKRHRYLSHYEVGFDDNGIIRSYIVDLNADAGWATDLSMSILERAMLHAENAYFLPNVRITGSAWKTNLPSNTAFRGFGGPQGIAVMETAIDRIGRQLKVDPLEIRKRNFYKHDTNNTTPYGQLVENNRIDVIYDKLSVSSEYERRRKEVDAFNAGNKYVKKGLAFTPVKFGISFTTSFLNQAGALVNIYTDGTILVNHGGVEMGQGLNTKMQQVAAAELGIPASWVKVNATNTSKVPNSSPTAASSGSDLNGMAVKNAVDNIKSRLSDFVIKRFNNGLEGELSQKEQLLYADAEIIDIAHPDRKIGFKELISLAYVGQVGLGASGFYKTPGVNFDRAAGTGKPFHYFSYGMAVSEIVLDTLTGSHKLLRTDIIHDAGSSLNEGLDIGQVEGAFVQGAGWVTTEEIKWDKLGNQLNHSPDTYKIPTIQDIPADFRVELLQGHPNDNTIRRSKAVGEPPFMLAFSVWLAIKDAIASVGNYCIEPEFGLPATNELILLAIEKIRKQAPVVQ, encoded by the coding sequence ATGGACAACAAAGATTCGAATAAAAATTTCCCGCACGACAGCGCCATCAAACACGTTACTGGCGCATCCGTATATGTAAACGATATGCCCATGAGCGACCGCCTGCTTTGCGGACGCGTTATTTACAGCCCGCATGCCCATGCGCGCATCCTGTCATTCGACATTACTGCAGCCCTTCAATTAAAAGGCGTTCATGCAGTGCTTACTTATAAAGATGTTCCGGGTCAGAACCAGATGGGTCCCATCATTCACGATGAACCCTGCCTTTCGGAAGGCGAAGTAAACTGCATCGGACAGGCTATTTTCCTGATAGCTGCCGAAACAGAAGAAATCGCCATAGCCGCAGAAAAGCTCATCAAAGTTGAATATGAAGTTCTGGAAGCTGTTCTGGATATTGAAAAGTCGATAGCATTGGGCAGCCTGATAGCACCTCCCCGTCGCATAGAACGTGGAGATACGGATGCTGCAATGGCCTCAGCACCTAACCGCATCAAAGGCACACTTCGTACCGGTCCGCAGGAACACTGGTATCTCGAAACACAGTCGGCACTGTGCGTTCCGGGTGAAGACAGGGAAATGACCGTATATGCCTCAACACAAAATCCGACCGAAACACAGGCTATTGTTGCCGAAGTATTAGGCGTCGGCAAAAACGATGTAGTGTGCGAAGTTCGTCGTCTCGGCGGCGGTTTCGGCGGAAAAGAAACACAGGGAAATCATGTGTCTGCATGGGCTGCACTGCTGGCACATGCCACCAAAAGACCGGTAAAAATTCATCTTTTCAGAGATGATGACCAGAAAATAACCGGAAAAAGACACCGCTACCTTTCACATTATGAAGTCGGTTTTGATGATAATGGCATAATCCGGTCGTACATTGTTGACCTCAACGCCGATGCAGGCTGGGCTACCGATTTAAGCATGTCGATATTAGAACGTGCCATGCTTCACGCAGAAAACGCCTATTTTCTTCCAAATGTGCGCATCACCGGTTCGGCATGGAAAACGAACTTGCCCTCTAATACTGCGTTCCGTGGTTTTGGCGGCCCTCAGGGAATTGCCGTCATGGAAACAGCCATCGACCGCATTGGCCGACAGCTTAAGGTTGATCCTCTCGAAATCCGTAAACGCAATTTTTACAAACACGACACGAATAATACAACGCCTTACGGACAGCTTGTTGAAAACAACCGTATTGACGTTATCTACGATAAACTGTCGGTCAGCTCTGAATACGAGCGCAGGCGCAAAGAAGTAGATGCATTCAATGCAGGGAACAAATACGTTAAAAAAGGGCTGGCATTCACACCCGTAAAATTCGGAATATCGTTCACAACATCCTTCCTGAATCAGGCGGGAGCGCTGGTAAATATCTATACCGACGGTACTATTCTGGTGAATCACGGAGGCGTGGAAATGGGTCAGGGGCTGAATACCAAAATGCAGCAGGTAGCTGCAGCCGAACTCGGTATCCCGGCATCGTGGGTAAAGGTGAATGCCACCAACACTTCTAAAGTTCCGAACAGCTCTCCTACCGCAGCTTCATCGGGCAGCGACCTGAACGGAATGGCCGTTAAAAATGCTGTTGACAATATCAAATCAAGACTGAGTGATTTCGTAATAAAACGATTTAACAACGGGCTTGAAGGTGAGCTTTCGCAAAAAGAACAGTTGCTGTATGCTGATGCTGAAATTATCGACATTGCTCATCCCGACAGGAAAATCGGCTTTAAAGAATTGATTTCGCTGGCGTATGTCGGACAGGTTGGCCTGGGAGCAAGCGGTTTCTATAAAACTCCGGGTGTCAATTTCGACCGCGCGGCAGGCACAGGTAAGCCGTTTCATTATTTCTCTTACGGAATGGCCGTTTCTGAAATTGTGCTCGACACACTCACAGGCAGCCACAAGCTTCTCAGAACAGACATCATCCACGACGCCGGTTCATCACTGAATGAAGGACTTGACATTGGACAGGTAGAAGGTGCCTTTGTGCAGGGAGCCGGCTGGGTTACCACCGAAGAAATAAAGTGGGATAAGCTGGGAAATCAGCTGAACCATTCACCCGATACGTATAAAATTCCAACAATACAGGATATTCCGGCCGATTTCAGAGTTGAGTTACTTCAGGGTCATCCGAATGACAATACCATACGTCGAAGTAAAGCAGTGGGCGAACCGCCTTTCATGCTTGCATTTTCAGTATGGCTTGCCATCAAAGACGCCATTGCCTCGGTGGGAAATTACTGTATTGAACCTGAGTTTGGACTGCCTGCCACCAATGAGCTGATACTGCTCGCTATTGAGAAAATAAGGAAGCAGGCGCCCGTAGTTCAGTAA
- the xdhA gene encoding xanthine dehydrogenase small subunit: MPDKIKFLLDNQIVEIDFKNSGTLRPTTTLLHYLRSLPGHKGVKEGCGEGDCGACTVVLGEPGNRGKVNYKAVDSCLVFLPMIHGKMVVTVENLAETIGTETRLHPVQEAMVNTNGSQCGYCTPGIVMSMFALYKNFSKPTKDMVLDGLTGNLCRCTGYKPIIEAAQIACKSGGKDKFSAEEKNIAATLKKIGRSKKTMALLHPEQKYYKAFTLKDALQVLLDHPNIIIINGATDIALRVTKKHELIPEILDISSVEELQMLNDTGDALEFGAGIKLEELKSIAAIDFPALTNILTVFGSKQIRSLATAGGNLGSASPIGDTLPVLMAYDASVVLESLRGARTAKLREFVTAYRTTVKQPDELITRVIIPKVKDNSIIRSYKVSKRKDLDISTVSGCFRLLLNNDNTVKEIVLAYGGMAAMTMRAVKTEQFLLGKSWVQPTVEEAMEILYTEFTPISDARSGEEFRRLASRNLLLRFFLEITN; the protein is encoded by the coding sequence ATGCCCGATAAAATTAAATTTCTGCTCGATAATCAGATAGTTGAAATAGACTTCAAAAATTCAGGAACCCTGAGACCAACAACTACGCTGTTGCACTACCTGCGCTCACTTCCCGGTCATAAAGGCGTTAAAGAAGGCTGCGGCGAAGGCGACTGCGGTGCCTGTACCGTTGTACTAGGAGAGCCCGGCAACCGCGGAAAAGTAAATTACAAAGCCGTTGACAGCTGCCTGGTGTTTCTTCCGATGATTCACGGAAAAATGGTGGTCACGGTTGAAAACCTTGCTGAAACGATTGGCACCGAAACGCGTTTGCATCCGGTACAGGAAGCTATGGTAAACACCAACGGCAGCCAGTGCGGCTACTGTACACCCGGCATTGTCATGTCGATGTTCGCCCTGTACAAGAATTTTTCGAAGCCTACCAAAGATATGGTACTCGACGGCCTTACAGGTAATCTTTGCCGTTGCACTGGTTATAAACCGATTATTGAAGCAGCGCAGATTGCCTGCAAAAGCGGCGGTAAGGACAAATTCTCAGCAGAAGAAAAAAATATTGCGGCCACGCTTAAAAAAATCGGACGAAGTAAGAAAACGATGGCACTGCTGCATCCTGAGCAGAAATATTACAAAGCATTTACGCTTAAAGATGCACTTCAGGTACTGCTTGACCATCCGAATATTATTATCATCAACGGTGCGACCGATATCGCACTTCGCGTGACAAAAAAACATGAACTTATTCCTGAAATCCTTGATATATCTTCTGTAGAAGAACTGCAAATGCTGAATGATACCGGCGACGCACTTGAATTTGGTGCCGGTATTAAACTCGAAGAACTTAAAAGCATTGCAGCTATTGATTTTCCTGCACTTACGAATATTCTTACCGTTTTCGGCTCTAAACAAATACGCAGTCTGGCAACGGCAGGTGGGAACCTTGGTTCTGCTTCTCCTATCGGCGATACACTTCCGGTACTGATGGCGTACGATGCATCCGTTGTATTGGAAAGCCTGCGGGGCGCACGCACTGCAAAACTCCGTGAATTTGTAACGGCATACCGGACAACCGTCAAACAGCCGGACGAACTCATCACCAGAGTCATCATACCCAAAGTTAAAGACAATTCAATAATCCGCTCTTATAAAGTATCCAAACGCAAAGACCTTGACATTTCAACCGTTAGCGGCTGTTTCAGACTGTTACTCAACAACGACAACACCGTTAAGGAAATTGTACTTGCCTACGGTGGTATGGCTGCCATGACGATGCGGGCAGTAAAGACAGAGCAATTCCTTTTGGGAAAAAGCTGGGTACAGCCAACCGTGGAAGAAGCCATGGAAATACTCTACACGGAATTCACGCCTATCTCCGATGCCCGTTCAGGCGAGGAATTCAGAAGGCTTGCCTCGCGCAACTTACTGCTTCGTTTTTTTCTTGAGATTACAAACTGA
- a CDS encoding XdhC/CoxI family protein has protein sequence MNLYSEIDEIRNSGRSAVLCIITETTGSSPRKAGSKMIVFNDGTIKGTIGGGAIEFQAIQEALTLIGKTEPVKKIYQLEQDLGMHCGGTMEVFFEPFGPRNSLYIFGAGHIGRVLARFAHDLGFRITLFDNRPEIFNEFDTSAYSCIDGDYLENIKNTAFDSNTFVVIVTHKHIHDEDILEACAKKDHAYLGMIGSRRKVAEATKRFLENKLMTEQQISEVNMPIGISMKVETPEEIAISILAKLIDVRNSQKKLK, from the coding sequence ATGAATCTTTATTCAGAAATTGACGAAATACGCAACTCGGGCCGCAGTGCCGTACTCTGTATTATTACCGAAACTACCGGTTCATCGCCGCGCAAAGCAGGCTCAAAGATGATTGTCTTCAATGACGGAACCATCAAAGGCACCATTGGCGGTGGCGCCATTGAGTTTCAGGCAATACAGGAAGCCCTTACACTTATAGGCAAAACCGAACCCGTAAAGAAAATTTACCAGCTCGAACAGGATTTGGGTATGCACTGTGGAGGCACTATGGAAGTATTTTTTGAACCCTTTGGTCCTCGCAACAGCTTATATATTTTCGGTGCAGGCCATATCGGTCGGGTTCTTGCCCGGTTTGCTCATGATTTGGGATTCAGGATTACGCTGTTCGATAACCGTCCCGAAATATTCAATGAATTCGACACTTCAGCATATTCGTGTATTGACGGCGACTATCTGGAAAATATTAAAAATACGGCTTTCGACAGCAACACATTTGTCGTAATTGTTACGCACAAGCACATTCATGATGAAGACATTCTGGAGGCCTGCGCCAAAAAAGACCACGCATATCTGGGAATGATCGGCAGCAGAAGAAAAGTGGCCGAAGCCACGAAACGTTTCCTTGAGAATAAACTGATGACAGAACAGCAAATCAGTGAGGTGAACATGCCCATAGGAATTTCAATGAAAGTGGAAACACCCGAAGAAATTGCTATCAGCATACTTGCCAAACTCATTGATGTTCGGAACAGTCAGAAGAAATTAAAATAA
- a CDS encoding S9 family peptidase, translated as MKKLFFAIFALIISSGLQAQQLKLEDIFYSSKYYPRSPGEIIHMSDGQHYCTLDNATTISMFEYKTGKKVKTLVEGDLLIPSGTSAPLEIESFVFGQDESKLIFKTESEPLYRYSEFSEYYVLDLKVKSLKRVSDKGKQRIAHLSPDGNKVAFVRDNNIFIKDLRDEAEAQITSDGKWDSIINGTTDWVYDEEFDLIDALYWSPDSKSLAFLRFDESHVKQFTLTKYGELYPENFNYKYPMAGEDNSIVSVWVYNTEGSGNDKLKMMDVGKETDQYIPRVMWTQESGKLAIQRLNRLQNKLEILLADASSGTSKVIYTEENEKYINITDNLIFLNDKKHFIFTSDKGKFNNIYLCGIDGTQLLLTKDEADVTAVCGVDEKNKTVYYTIASTPLNREIRSIKLDGGSAVKISSQDGENTASFSAGYDYFIHTWSDANTPPVATIDDNKGKQLVMLESNKGLADNLKYLGCAKKEFFKFTTAYGVELNGYMLKPADFDITKKYPVLMYVYGGPGAQTVLNEWDHNYLWYQYLAKKGYIIVSIDNRGTASRGSEFLKSTYLQLGKLEAEDQMAGAKYLTTLPYIDAARIGMWGWSYGGFMTLLCMTKSPEYIFKAGVAVAPVTNWRYYDNIYTERYMRRPKDNEANYDNNSPITFASKFKGKLLMMHGTFDNNVHMQNTMEMADALIRADKQFDLMLYPNKEHSIYGGKTRLHVFTRITDFILQNL; from the coding sequence ATGAAAAAACTCTTTTTTGCAATTTTCGCATTGATTATTTCCTCAGGCCTACAGGCACAGCAGCTCAAGTTGGAAGACATTTTTTACAGCTCCAAATATTATCCGAGAAGTCCCGGTGAAATCATACATATGAGCGACGGACAGCATTACTGCACGCTCGACAATGCTACCACCATCAGCATGTTTGAATACAAAACCGGAAAAAAAGTAAAGACACTGGTTGAAGGTGACCTGCTCATACCCTCAGGAACTTCGGCACCTCTCGAAATAGAATCCTTTGTTTTCGGTCAAGATGAAAGTAAGCTGATTTTTAAAACGGAATCGGAACCATTGTACCGCTATTCAGAATTTTCGGAATACTATGTACTTGACCTTAAAGTAAAATCGTTGAAACGAGTATCAGACAAAGGAAAACAGCGCATCGCACATTTATCTCCCGACGGAAATAAAGTGGCTTTTGTTCGTGACAATAATATTTTTATCAAAGATCTGCGCGATGAAGCTGAGGCTCAGATTACCTCTGATGGCAAATGGGACAGCATCATCAACGGAACTACCGACTGGGTTTATGACGAAGAATTTGACCTTATTGACGCGCTGTATTGGTCGCCCGACAGCAAAAGTCTGGCATTCCTGCGTTTCGACGAAAGTCACGTAAAGCAATTTACACTGACCAAGTACGGTGAGCTATACCCCGAAAATTTCAATTATAAATACCCGATGGCAGGTGAAGACAATTCCATTGTAAGCGTCTGGGTTTATAATACTGAAGGTTCCGGAAATGATAAGCTCAAAATGATGGACGTCGGCAAGGAAACCGACCAGTATATTCCGCGTGTGATGTGGACTCAGGAATCGGGAAAACTTGCCATTCAAAGGCTGAACAGGCTGCAGAACAAACTTGAGATATTGCTGGCCGACGCATCATCAGGAACGTCAAAAGTTATTTATACGGAAGAAAATGAAAAATACATCAACATCACCGATAACCTGATTTTTCTGAACGATAAAAAACACTTCATATTTACCAGTGATAAGGGCAAATTCAACAATATTTATCTGTGTGGTATCGACGGAACGCAGCTTCTGCTGACAAAAGACGAGGCCGATGTTACAGCAGTTTGCGGTGTTGACGAAAAAAACAAAACGGTATATTATACAATTGCAAGTACACCGTTGAACCGCGAGATAAGAAGCATAAAACTTGATGGTGGTAGTGCAGTGAAAATATCTTCTCAGGATGGAGAAAATACGGCCTCATTCAGCGCCGGATACGACTATTTTATTCATACTTGGTCTGATGCCAACACTCCCCCCGTTGCAACAATTGATGATAACAAAGGGAAGCAGCTCGTGATGCTGGAAAGCAATAAAGGGCTGGCAGACAACCTTAAATATCTGGGTTGTGCCAAAAAAGAATTCTTCAAATTCACAACCGCTTATGGCGTTGAACTCAATGGCTATATGCTGAAACCGGCTGATTTCGATATCACCAAAAAATATCCGGTACTCATGTATGTTTATGGAGGACCGGGCGCACAAACCGTTCTGAATGAATGGGATCACAATTATCTCTGGTATCAATACCTTGCTAAAAAAGGGTATATCATTGTTTCTATTGATAATCGCGGAACGGCCTCACGCGGAAGCGAATTCCTGAAATCAACCTATCTTCAGCTTGGAAAACTGGAAGCCGAAGACCAGATGGCCGGCGCAAAATATCTTACCACACTGCCCTACATTGACGCAGCGCGCATTGGCATGTGGGGATGGAGCTATGGCGGATTCATGACATTGTTATGCATGACAAAATCGCCGGAATATATTTTTAAAGCAGGAGTTGCAGTTGCTCCGGTAACGAACTGGCGCTACTATGACAACATCTACACCGAGCGGTATATGCGCCGTCCGAAAGATAATGAGGCCAATTATGATAATAATTCTCCGATAACCTTCGCTTCAAAGTTTAAAGGAAAATTGCTTATGATGCACGGCACGTTCGATAATAACGTACATATGCAGAATACCATGGAAATGGCCGACGCACTGATTCGCGCAGATAAGCAATTCGACCTGATGCTCTACCCCAACAAAGAACACAGCATATACGGCGGTAAGACCCGGCTGCATGTTTTTACCCGGATTACGGATTTCATTCTTCAGAATTTATAG